The proteins below are encoded in one region of Thermodesulfobacteriota bacterium:
- a CDS encoding ATP-binding cassette domain-containing protein gives MPITKKTENYNQTIKEKILVVKNLVKIYKGSSNPALSGLDISVNRGEIFGLLGPNGAGKTTAISILSTLLQPTSGSVNICGVDAVKQPNQIKKLIGLVPQDIALYANLTVKENMIYFGRICGLKGKELKDRIAECLEMVGLEKKADQLIFTFSGGMKRRANLAAGILHRPRILFLDEPTVGIDAQSRNMILEKLSLLKETGTTMIYTTHYMDEAEQLCACVAIIDEGRIIAEGPPKQLINRAPGHAGLKDLFLALTGKRLRD, from the coding sequence ATGCCGATAACGAAAAAAACAGAAAATTACAACCAGACCATTAAAGAAAAAATCCTTGTGGTGAAAAATCTGGTTAAAATTTACAAAGGCTCATCCAATCCGGCTCTTTCTGGTTTAGACATTTCAGTCAACAGGGGAGAAATTTTTGGGCTGTTAGGACCCAACGGTGCAGGAAAAACCACCGCAATATCCATTTTGAGTACTCTTTTGCAGCCAACCAGCGGAAGTGTCAATATTTGCGGTGTTGATGCCGTCAAGCAGCCAAATCAAATTAAGAAATTAATCGGCCTCGTACCCCAGGACATCGCCCTCTATGCCAACTTAACGGTGAAAGAAAACATGATTTATTTTGGCAGAATCTGCGGGCTAAAAGGGAAGGAACTCAAAGACCGAATTGCCGAATGCCTTGAAATGGTTGGACTGGAAAAAAAGGCTGACCAGCTTATATTTACCTTTTCCGGTGGGATGAAGCGTCGTGCCAATCTGGCTGCAGGTATTCTTCACCGGCCTCGCATCCTTTTCCTGGACGAACCCACGGTGGGAATCGACGCACAGTCTAGGAATATGATCCTGGAAAAACTCTCCCTGCTTAAAGAAACCGGGACAACCATGATTTACACCACCCACTATATGGACGAAGCCGAGCAGCTTTGTGCCTGTGTTGCCATTATTGACGAGGGGCGTATTATTGCCGAAGGGCCTCCCAAACAATTAATCAACAGGGCCCCGGGACATGCCGGTTTGAAAGATCTTTTTTTAGCTCTTACCGGAAAACGCTTGAGAGACTAA
- a CDS encoding ABC transporter permease: MYKIGATVIKELLLVSRDRAGMLVLFLMPALLVLVITHIQENIMKTMGEKSTRILIVDKEQQLLGQTVEQRLLESGMVEIIKKIDGKKVDEKKAIKAVVDGDFQLCIIIPEGMTQSVKKKARQVVKKSLSLDNTSTGEKIQNHDIAVYFDPTILGGFRSAILNSLKLIILTIEINEKMKALSELLPEHINTAIQKEIGSFAPDNLIKDIPEIKLDFNNGPLLGVTENQASRDAFVKKPNSVQQNVPAWALFGIFFIVVPMAGGLIKERHDETLSRLLSMPVSYLSLITGKVIAYVLLCLIQFGLILLIGKFLLPLLGSPMLEMGSDPVAVIVIALSAILAATGYGILLGTVARTYEQASMFGPISIVIAAALGGIMVPVYAMPKIMQQISVVSPLAWGLDAFLEIFVRGGNITTVLMEVCLLISFFIITMLISWVYFFRRTRNGF; the protein is encoded by the coding sequence ATGTATAAAATTGGCGCAACAGTTATAAAGGAGCTTTTGCTGGTATCAAGAGACAGGGCCGGAATGCTGGTGCTTTTTCTGATGCCCGCACTTCTGGTGCTGGTCATAACCCACATCCAGGAAAATATCATGAAAACCATGGGGGAAAAAAGCACCCGGATCCTGATAGTAGATAAAGAACAGCAACTCCTGGGGCAAACCGTTGAACAAAGGCTGCTTGAATCCGGAATGGTTGAAATCATAAAAAAGATAGATGGAAAAAAGGTTGATGAAAAAAAAGCGATAAAGGCAGTGGTAGACGGTGATTTTCAGCTTTGCATTATCATCCCCGAAGGAATGACCCAATCGGTTAAGAAAAAGGCCCGGCAGGTTGTAAAAAAATCGCTTTCCTTGGATAACACTTCGACCGGAGAAAAAATACAAAACCACGATATCGCCGTTTATTTCGATCCCACCATACTGGGGGGGTTTCGATCAGCTATTTTAAATTCTCTCAAGCTGATAATCCTCACCATAGAAATAAATGAAAAGATGAAAGCCCTGTCCGAGCTTTTACCCGAACATATTAATACGGCTATTCAAAAGGAAATCGGCTCTTTTGCACCCGACAATCTGATTAAAGATATACCGGAAATTAAGCTCGACTTTAACAACGGCCCTTTGCTTGGAGTAACGGAAAATCAGGCTTCCCGAGATGCTTTTGTAAAAAAACCTAATTCTGTGCAGCAAAACGTGCCTGCATGGGCATTGTTCGGCATATTTTTCATCGTCGTTCCAATGGCAGGAGGGCTAATCAAAGAAAGACACGATGAGACATTATCACGACTTCTGTCCATGCCGGTTTCGTATCTATCCCTGATTACAGGTAAGGTTATTGCTTATGTCTTGCTCTGCCTGATCCAATTCGGACTTATTCTTCTCATTGGAAAATTTCTCTTACCCCTGTTGGGATCTCCCATGCTGGAAATGGGTTCTGATCCCGTTGCCGTCATTGTCATTGCTCTAAGTGCCATACTGGCTGCAACGGGTTATGGAATTTTACTCGGAACGGTTGCCAGAACCTATGAACAGGCATCCATGTTCGGCCCGATATCTATTGTGATTGCCGCAGCTTTGGGAGGAATCATGGTTCCGGTATATGCCATGCCAAAAATTATGCAGCAAATCAGCGTTGTTTCTCCTCTGGCGTGGGGGCTTGATGCGTTTCTGGAAATTTTCGTCCGGGGGGGCAATATCACAACTGTTCTAATGGAAGTATGTTTGCTGATCTCTTTTTTTATTATTACCATGCTG